A region from the Acyrthosiphon pisum isolate AL4f chromosome A1, pea_aphid_22Mar2018_4r6ur, whole genome shotgun sequence genome encodes:
- the LOC100161362 gene encoding vacuolar protein sorting-associated protein 45 isoform X1, translating to MDLIQAVKLYIIKMTEDCGPGMKVLLMDKTTTSIVSAVFSQSEILQREVYLFEQLTSTSSSDSMYHMKCITFLRPTRENISLLCKELRNPRYGYYYIYFSNIISKTDIKTIAESDIQEVVREVQEYYADYLAIAPHLFSLNIPSCGQCLSWDPLQLTRSTQGIISVLLSLKKNPLIRFQASSKMSKQLAEKIKVIFSKEENLFNLKQGDIQPQLLILDRREDPVTPLLMPWSYQAMVHELLTINNNQVDLSHIEDIKPDLQKVLLCAEQDDLYKQNIYKNFGEIGEIMKSLIDDFKSKAKNHQKLDTISDMKAFVENYPQFKKMSGTVAKHVIIMEQLSNYVIKKNLLEVSELQQQIACDIQSSQHTLKIRELIEKNIPDEEASKLVMLYALKSFSKDSNRELTSLIQILKSKKVAEHWIELVHDVMKFQSKIILDNENTLKNAKQITKRFYKDLKGVDNIFTQHVPLVKELVEDLIKSRLKEEQYPFLSDINQPTKKYEVQDIIVFVIGGVTYEESMAIYNLNSANPQVRIILGGSTVHNSSSFLNEVKLATFGVIKSRGGSRKL from the exons ATGGACCTAATACAagctgtaaaattatatataataaagatgACTGAAGACTGTGGTCCTGGAATGAAAGTACTACTTATGGACAAAACCACT ACAAGTATTGTTAGCGCAGTTTTTAGTCAGTCAGAAATTCTTCAGAGAgaagtatatttatttgaacaacTAACATCAACTAGTAGTTCAGACAGCATGTATCATATGAAATGTATTACGTTCTTACGGCCAACTAGAGAAAATATATCTTTGTTATGCAAAGAGTTACGTAATCCTAGATACGgttattactatatat attttagtaatataatttcaaaaactgaCATCAAGACAATTGCTGAAAGTGATATCCAAGAAGTTGTACGGGAAGTGCAAGAATATTATGCCGATTACTTAGCAATAGCGCCTCATCTTTTTTCGCTCAACATTCCATCTTGTGGACaat GTTTGTCCTGGGATCCACTTCAGCTTACACGATCTACTCAAGGaattatttctgttttattatcattgaaaaaaaatccattgATACGGTTCCAAGCTTCTTCGAAAATGAGTAAACAACTTGCTGAAAAAATCAAA gtaatattttcaaaagaagAAAATCTTTTCAATTTGAAGCAAGGTGACATTCAACCACAATTACTAATTCTCGATAGAAGGGAGGATCCAGTTACTCCACTATTGATGCcg TGGTCTTACCAAGCTATGGTTCATGAGTTgcttactataaataataatcaagtggATTTAAGTCATATTGAAGACATAAAACCAGAtcttcaaaaagtattattgtGTGCTGAACAAGATGATTTATACAAACAA aatatatataaaaattttggtGAGATTGGCGAGATAATGAAATCTTTAATTGATGATTTTAAGTCGAAAGCAAAAAATCACCAAAAACTTGATACCATATCAGATATGAAAGCTTTTGTTGAGAATTATCCGCAATtcaaa AAAATGTCTGGTACAGTTGCTAAACATGTAATAATTATGGAACAATTATcgaattatgttataaaaaaaaatctcttggAAGTATCCGAATTGCAGCAACAAATTGCTTGTGATATTCAATCTTCTCAACATACTCTG AAAATTAGAGagcttattgaaaaaaatataccagACGAGGAGGCGAGTAAACTTGTTATGCTATACGCTTTAAAATCGTTCAGCAAGGATAGTAATAGGGAATTAACtagtttaatacaaatattaaaatcaaaaaaagttgCCGAACATTGGATAGAG cttGTACATGATGTTATGAAATtccaaagtaaaataattttagataatgaaaacacattaaaaaatgcgaaacaaataacaaaaagattctataag gaCTTGAAGGGTGTTGACAATATATTTACTCAACATGTTCCACTGGTGAAAGAATTAGTTGAAGATTTGATAAAATCAAGATTAAAAGAAGAACAATACCCATTCTTAAGTGATATAAATCAACCAACAAAAAAGTATga gGTGCAagatataattgtttttgtaattgGAGGTGTTACATATGAAGAATCAATGGCAATATACAATCTGAATTCAGCTAACCCACAGGTTAGGATTATATTGGGTGGTAGTACGGTACACAATTCCTCCAGTTTTTTAAATGAAGTAAAATTGGCTACATTTGGAGTAATAAAGAGTAGAGGTGGATCTcgaaagttataa
- the LOC100161362 gene encoding vacuolar protein sorting-associated protein 45 isoform X2: MDLIQAVKLYIIKMTEDCGPGMKVLLMDKTTTSIVSAVFSQSEILQREVYLFEQLTSTSSSDSMYHMKCITFLRPTRENISLLCKELRNPRYGYYYIYFSNIISKTDIKTIAESDIQEVVREVQEYYADYLAIAPHLFSLNIPSCGQCLSWDPLQLTRSTQGIISVLLSLKKNPLIRFQASSKMSKQLAEKIKVIFSKEENLFNLKQGDIQPQLLILDRREDPVTPLLMPWSYQAMVHELLTINNNQVDLSHIEDIKPDLQKVLLCAEQDDLYKQNIYKNFGEIGEIMKSLIDDFKSKAKNHQKLDTISDMKAFVENYPQFKKMSGTVAKHVIIMEQLSNYVIKKNLLEVSELQQQIACDIQSSQHTLKIRELIEKNIPDEEASKLVMLYALKSFSKDSNRELTSLIQILKSKKVAEHWIELVHDVMKFQSKIILDNENTLKNAKQITKRFYKDLKGVDNIFTQHVPLVKELVEDLIKSRLKEEQYPFLSDINQPTKKVQDIIVFVIGGVTYEESMAIYNLNSANPQVRIILGGSTVHNSSSFLNEVKLATFGVIKSRGGSRKL, translated from the exons ATGGACCTAATACAagctgtaaaattatatataataaagatgACTGAAGACTGTGGTCCTGGAATGAAAGTACTACTTATGGACAAAACCACT ACAAGTATTGTTAGCGCAGTTTTTAGTCAGTCAGAAATTCTTCAGAGAgaagtatatttatttgaacaacTAACATCAACTAGTAGTTCAGACAGCATGTATCATATGAAATGTATTACGTTCTTACGGCCAACTAGAGAAAATATATCTTTGTTATGCAAAGAGTTACGTAATCCTAGATACGgttattactatatat attttagtaatataatttcaaaaactgaCATCAAGACAATTGCTGAAAGTGATATCCAAGAAGTTGTACGGGAAGTGCAAGAATATTATGCCGATTACTTAGCAATAGCGCCTCATCTTTTTTCGCTCAACATTCCATCTTGTGGACaat GTTTGTCCTGGGATCCACTTCAGCTTACACGATCTACTCAAGGaattatttctgttttattatcattgaaaaaaaatccattgATACGGTTCCAAGCTTCTTCGAAAATGAGTAAACAACTTGCTGAAAAAATCAAA gtaatattttcaaaagaagAAAATCTTTTCAATTTGAAGCAAGGTGACATTCAACCACAATTACTAATTCTCGATAGAAGGGAGGATCCAGTTACTCCACTATTGATGCcg TGGTCTTACCAAGCTATGGTTCATGAGTTgcttactataaataataatcaagtggATTTAAGTCATATTGAAGACATAAAACCAGAtcttcaaaaagtattattgtGTGCTGAACAAGATGATTTATACAAACAA aatatatataaaaattttggtGAGATTGGCGAGATAATGAAATCTTTAATTGATGATTTTAAGTCGAAAGCAAAAAATCACCAAAAACTTGATACCATATCAGATATGAAAGCTTTTGTTGAGAATTATCCGCAATtcaaa AAAATGTCTGGTACAGTTGCTAAACATGTAATAATTATGGAACAATTATcgaattatgttataaaaaaaaatctcttggAAGTATCCGAATTGCAGCAACAAATTGCTTGTGATATTCAATCTTCTCAACATACTCTG AAAATTAGAGagcttattgaaaaaaatataccagACGAGGAGGCGAGTAAACTTGTTATGCTATACGCTTTAAAATCGTTCAGCAAGGATAGTAATAGGGAATTAACtagtttaatacaaatattaaaatcaaaaaaagttgCCGAACATTGGATAGAG cttGTACATGATGTTATGAAATtccaaagtaaaataattttagataatgaaaacacattaaaaaatgcgaaacaaataacaaaaagattctataag gaCTTGAAGGGTGTTGACAATATATTTACTCAACATGTTCCACTGGTGAAAGAATTAGTTGAAGATTTGATAAAATCAAGATTAAAAGAAGAACAATACCCATTCTTAAGTGATATAAATCAACCAACAAAAAA gGTGCAagatataattgtttttgtaattgGAGGTGTTACATATGAAGAATCAATGGCAATATACAATCTGAATTCAGCTAACCCACAGGTTAGGATTATATTGGGTGGTAGTACGGTACACAATTCCTCCAGTTTTTTAAATGAAGTAAAATTGGCTACATTTGGAGTAATAAAGAGTAGAGGTGGATCTcgaaagttataa